A window of the Haloarcula litorea genome harbors these coding sequences:
- a CDS encoding heavy metal translocating P-type ATPase, with product MATRTVRLELTGMSCANCSATIEDAVGGLAGVESVDANYATDEGSVSYDPERVSLADVVDAVEDAGYGVVTESVTVSITDMSCANCADANADALESVEGVVAADVNYATDEARVTYLPSVTDRSALYDAVESAGYTPVREGGSETGEGTADGAAGESETGESAADAARGAEVRRQLRLTLFGAALSLPLLLFMADHLLSLGLFEETLLGVPLGWVQFALATPVQVALGKPFYENAYKALVRNRRANMDVLIALGSTTAYGYSLVALLDLIASTGLYFDTAAFILVFITLGNYLEARSKSQAGAAIRELLEMEADTATVVRENGTEEEIPLSEVAVGDRLKVRPGEKIPTDGVVVDGDSAVDESMVTGESVPVEKSEGDEVIGATVNQNGVLEVEATKVGSETALQQIVERVKTAQSRQPEIQNVADRISAYFVPAVIANAVLWAVVWALFPAALAGFVAALPTWGLAAGGPAAVGVTEFAVVVFASAVLIACPCALGLATPAATMVGTTIGARNGVLFEGGDVLEQVRDVDTVVFDKTGTLTKGEMELTDVEVVGTAADGGEARSDGGLRERRELTEEFVLELAASAERGSEHPLAEAIVAGARERGVDVPEPEEFENVPGHGVRATTPHGEVLVGNRKLLADAGVDTAPAEERLNELEREGKTAMLVALAEAGTDDFRLVGLVADADTVKQSAKRAVSQLRERGLDVWMITGDNERTARAVAEQVGIDPENVRAGVLPEDKAAAVEDIQADGSRAMMVGDGVNDAPALATAAVGCAIGSGTDVAIEAADVTLLRDDPADVVKAIRISEATLRKIKQNLFWALGYNTVMIPLASLGLLQPALAAGAMAASSVSVLTNSLLFRRYEPDEEYRLLGLFGR from the coding sequence ATGGCCACACGGACCGTCCGCCTGGAACTGACGGGGATGAGCTGCGCCAACTGCTCGGCGACGATCGAGGACGCCGTCGGCGGGCTGGCCGGGGTCGAGTCCGTCGACGCCAACTACGCCACCGACGAGGGGAGCGTCAGCTACGACCCCGAGCGCGTGTCGCTGGCCGACGTGGTCGACGCGGTCGAGGACGCCGGCTACGGCGTCGTGACCGAGTCCGTCACGGTCTCGATCACGGACATGTCCTGCGCGAACTGCGCGGACGCCAACGCGGACGCGCTCGAATCGGTCGAGGGCGTCGTCGCGGCCGACGTGAACTACGCTACCGACGAGGCCCGCGTCACCTACCTCCCCTCTGTCACGGACCGGTCGGCCCTCTACGACGCCGTCGAGTCGGCCGGCTACACTCCGGTCCGCGAGGGCGGGAGCGAGACCGGCGAGGGGACGGCCGACGGGGCCGCCGGCGAGAGCGAGACCGGCGAGTCCGCGGCCGACGCCGCCCGGGGCGCGGAGGTGCGCAGACAGCTCCGCCTGACGCTGTTCGGCGCGGCGCTGTCGCTCCCCCTGCTGCTCTTCATGGCCGATCACCTGCTCTCACTGGGCCTGTTCGAGGAGACGCTGCTGGGCGTGCCGCTGGGCTGGGTGCAGTTCGCGCTGGCGACGCCGGTCCAGGTCGCGCTGGGCAAGCCGTTCTACGAGAACGCGTACAAGGCCCTCGTGCGGAACAGGCGGGCCAACATGGACGTACTGATCGCGCTGGGTTCGACCACGGCGTACGGCTACTCGCTGGTCGCGCTGCTGGACCTCATCGCGAGCACGGGCCTGTACTTCGACACGGCGGCGTTCATCCTCGTGTTCATCACGCTGGGCAACTACCTGGAGGCCCGCTCGAAGAGCCAGGCCGGCGCGGCCATCCGCGAACTGCTTGAGATGGAGGCCGACACGGCGACGGTCGTCCGCGAGAACGGCACCGAGGAGGAGATCCCACTCTCCGAGGTCGCGGTCGGCGACCGCCTGAAGGTCCGACCCGGCGAGAAGATCCCGACCGACGGCGTCGTCGTCGACGGCGACTCGGCGGTCGACGAGTCGATGGTCACCGGCGAGTCCGTCCCCGTCGAGAAGAGCGAGGGCGACGAGGTCATCGGCGCGACGGTGAACCAGAACGGTGTTCTCGAGGTCGAGGCGACGAAGGTCGGCTCCGAGACGGCGCTCCAGCAGATCGTCGAGCGCGTCAAGACCGCCCAGTCCCGCCAGCCGGAGATCCAGAACGTCGCCGACCGCATCTCCGCGTACTTCGTGCCCGCCGTCATCGCCAACGCCGTCCTCTGGGCGGTCGTCTGGGCGCTGTTCCCGGCGGCGCTGGCCGGCTTCGTCGCGGCGCTCCCGACCTGGGGGCTGGCGGCCGGCGGCCCCGCCGCCGTCGGTGTCACGGAGTTCGCCGTCGTCGTGTTCGCTTCGGCGGTGCTGATCGCCTGTCCCTGCGCGCTCGGGCTGGCGACGCCCGCGGCCACGATGGTCGGGACGACCATCGGCGCGCGCAACGGCGTCCTCTTCGAGGGCGGCGACGTGCTCGAACAGGTCCGGGACGTCGACACCGTCGTCTTCGACAAGACGGGGACGCTGACGAAGGGAGAGATGGAACTGACCGACGTGGAGGTCGTCGGGACCGCTGCGGACGGCGGCGAGGCCCGGTCCGACGGCGGGCTCCGGGAACGGCGTGAACTCACCGAGGAGTTCGTCCTGGAACTGGCCGCCAGCGCCGAGCGGGGCAGCGAACACCCGCTGGCCGAGGCGATCGTCGCGGGCGCGCGGGAGCGGGGTGTCGACGTGCCCGAACCCGAGGAGTTCGAGAACGTCCCCGGCCACGGCGTGCGCGCGACGACGCCCCACGGCGAGGTGCTGGTCGGCAACCGGAAACTGCTCGCGGACGCGGGCGTCGACACCGCACCCGCCGAGGAGCGGCTGAACGAGCTCGAACGCGAGGGCAAGACCGCGATGCTAGTCGCGCTCGCGGAGGCGGGGACCGACGACTTCCGGCTCGTCGGGCTCGTGGCCGACGCCGACACCGTCAAGCAGAGCGCGAAGCGGGCCGTCTCCCAGCTCCGCGAGCGCGGCCTGGACGTCTGGATGATCACCGGCGACAACGAGCGGACGGCCCGCGCCGTCGCCGAACAGGTCGGCATCGACCCCGAGAACGTCCGGGCCGGCGTCCTCCCGGAGGACAAGGCCGCGGCCGTCGAGGACATCCAGGCGGACGGCAGCCGGGCGATGATGGTCGGCGACGGCGTCAACGACGCGCCCGCGCTGGCGACGGCAGCCGTCGGCTGTGCGATCGGCTCCGGCACCGACGTGGCCATCGAGGCCGCCGACGTGACGCTGCTCCGTGACGACCCCGCCGACGTGGTCAAGGCGATCCGGATCTCCGAAGCCACGCTCCGGAAGATCAAGCAGAACCTCTTCTGGGCGCTGGGCTACAACACGGTGATGATCCCGCTGGCCTCGCTGGGCCTGCTCCAGCCCGCGCTGGCGGCCGGCGCGATGGCCGCGTCGTCGGTGTCCGTGCTGACCAACAGCCTCCTGTTCCGGCGCTACGAGCCCGACGAGGAGTACCGGCTGCTGGGGCTGTTCGGCCGCTGA
- a CDS encoding AsnC family transcriptional regulator, which translates to MRGLDDTDREIVRLLLDDARRPFSDIADQVGLSAPAVSDRVDRLEEMGVVRGFTVDLDRSLLRSGVPVLLEVDVSPGRAAEVREGLADAEAVEHVFRTADARVTATATVPQGEVPDLLAAHVDLDAVEDHAVRLVADSEWTPGLGTAEFAPACAECGNTVDEEGERTALDGETYYFCCGSCESQFVEQYESLKEGA; encoded by the coding sequence GAGATCGTCCGCCTGCTGCTCGACGACGCCCGACGCCCCTTCAGTGACATCGCCGATCAGGTCGGCCTCTCGGCACCGGCCGTCTCCGACCGCGTCGACCGCCTGGAAGAGATGGGCGTCGTTCGGGGGTTCACCGTCGACCTCGACCGCTCGCTGCTCCGTTCGGGCGTGCCGGTGCTGCTGGAGGTCGACGTCAGTCCCGGTCGTGCCGCCGAGGTCCGGGAGGGACTGGCCGACGCAGAGGCCGTCGAACACGTGTTCCGGACGGCCGACGCCCGCGTGACCGCGACAGCGACGGTCCCGCAGGGTGAGGTCCCCGACCTGCTGGCGGCGCACGTCGACCTCGACGCCGTCGAGGACCACGCCGTCCGCCTCGTCGCCGACAGCGAGTGGACGCCCGGCCTCGGGACGGCCGAGTTCGCCCCCGCCTGTGCCGAGTGTGGCAACACCGTCGACGAGGAGGGCGAGCGGACGGCGTTGGACGGCGAGACCTACTACTTCTGCTGTGGCTCCTGCGAGTCGCAGTTCGTCGAGCAGTACGAGTCGCTCAAGGAGGGGGCGTGA